In Pseudomonas sp. DNDY-54, a genomic segment contains:
- a CDS encoding aldo/keto reductase, with protein sequence MPTRRQLLHRSALLAAVAALGPVLPSFVTAAESLRTRTIPGSGETLPVIGLGTSRTHDVRLDDAEMDALLEVLRVFVEGGAQLIDTAPSYGNADRVVGELVQRRDARDQVFLATKVSATGRERGMAQIEDSFKALQTDIIDLIQVHNLQDTRTQLGLLRELKEQGRIRYIGVTHYVESAHDRLLDVLKQEPVDFVQFNYSVSERNAEKQLLPFCADNGIATLINRPFTRGNLLSRVKGKPLPTWAAEIDASSWAQLLLKFILAEPAVTTVIPATSNPRYMADNILAGQGRLPDARQRELIVEAFR encoded by the coding sequence ATGCCGACACGCCGCCAGCTCCTTCACCGTTCCGCCCTTCTAGCTGCGGTCGCTGCGCTCGGGCCGGTGCTGCCGTCTTTCGTAACCGCCGCGGAGTCGTTACGCACGCGCACGATTCCGGGATCGGGCGAAACCCTTCCGGTTATCGGGCTGGGCACGTCACGGACACATGACGTCCGCCTCGATGATGCCGAGATGGATGCGTTGCTTGAGGTGCTGCGCGTGTTTGTCGAAGGTGGCGCTCAGCTGATCGACACGGCGCCCAGCTACGGCAATGCCGATCGCGTCGTCGGTGAGCTGGTTCAGCGGCGTGATGCACGTGATCAGGTTTTTCTGGCCACCAAGGTGTCTGCCACGGGGCGCGAGCGCGGCATGGCGCAGATCGAAGACAGCTTCAAGGCGTTGCAGACGGACATCATCGACCTGATCCAGGTCCACAACCTGCAGGACACCCGCACTCAGCTCGGCCTGCTGCGTGAACTCAAGGAGCAAGGGCGCATTCGCTACATCGGCGTGACGCACTATGTCGAATCGGCCCACGACCGTCTCCTCGACGTGCTCAAGCAGGAGCCTGTCGATTTCGTCCAGTTCAACTATTCGGTCAGCGAGCGAAACGCCGAGAAGCAGCTGCTGCCCTTCTGCGCCGACAACGGCATCGCGACCCTCATCAATCGCCCATTCACGCGCGGCAACCTGCTCTCCCGGGTCAAGGGCAAGCCACTGCCAACCTGGGCGGCAGAAATCGACGCCAGTTCCTGGGCTCAGCTGTTGCTCAAATTCATTCTTGCCGAACCCGCGGTAACGACAGTGATACCCGCCACGTCCAACCCGCGCTATATGGCCGACAACATCCTGGCCGGGCAGGGCCGTCTGCCGGATGCGCGCCAGCGGGAGCTGATCGTCGAAGCGTTCCGATGA
- a CDS encoding methyl-accepting chemotaxis protein — MSRFFTDLGFRWKITLPIGALALLLVLMGTAGMRGIDRVAESGNQLATHHLPAISLLLNADRDLYQAFVAERSLLDSDAGDHVQALRDSHAENLKQAYDRVQKYAAMQPGAEALALVGQFNQGFQQWTEVSQRVIEQIDLDPQGASTLSFGDSEARFDAMRDAIDKLGELQDQAANAEGAAAIAEGAATAGQQLAVLVVGLLGCGLLVIGLPLMVLRPMRRLLDRVQQIAEGDGDLRTRLDIRSADELGQLGQAFNRFLDTLQPLIAEVGRVTGEVDAAARGMAAMAATNDQLISSEHAAVDQVSTAATEMSAAVHEVAQNTLNASDAARAAEAQSRQGAVVVSATLQSIRQLAQEVEHTSQTIEALAGETASIGAVLEVIRGIAEQTNLLALNAAIEAARAGEQGRGFAVVADEVRALAARTQESTKDIQVRIERLQNGVAKAVQAMQSGSGKARDSVERAAGVDQVLAETTHSVQRINDMAAQIATACEEQSSVTEEIARNISDIRDLSNDAAANAASSMQASQQLSALSQTLATLVGRFRV, encoded by the coding sequence ATGTCTCGCTTTTTTACCGATCTCGGATTTCGTTGGAAAATCACCCTTCCCATTGGCGCGCTGGCCCTGTTGCTGGTGCTGATGGGCACCGCTGGTATGCGCGGCATCGATCGCGTGGCCGAGTCCGGCAACCAGCTGGCGACCCACCATCTGCCCGCCATCAGTCTGCTGCTCAACGCTGACCGTGATCTGTACCAGGCGTTTGTCGCTGAGCGCAGCTTGCTCGACAGCGATGCGGGTGATCATGTACAGGCGCTAAGAGACAGCCATGCGGAAAATCTCAAGCAGGCATATGACCGGGTACAGAAATACGCGGCGATGCAACCGGGTGCCGAGGCGCTGGCGCTCGTGGGGCAGTTCAATCAAGGTTTTCAGCAATGGACCGAGGTGTCGCAGCGCGTAATCGAACAGATCGACCTTGATCCGCAAGGCGCCAGCACGCTGAGTTTCGGCGACAGCGAAGCCCGCTTCGACGCCATGCGTGATGCCATTGATAAGCTGGGTGAGCTCCAGGATCAGGCAGCAAACGCCGAAGGCGCGGCAGCGATTGCCGAGGGCGCCGCGACGGCAGGCCAGCAGCTCGCCGTTCTGGTGGTCGGTCTGCTTGGCTGTGGTTTGCTGGTTATTGGCCTGCCGCTGATGGTCTTGCGGCCGATGCGTCGTCTGCTTGATCGCGTACAGCAGATTGCCGAGGGCGACGGTGACCTGCGCACGAGGCTGGATATCCGATCGGCCGACGAGCTAGGTCAGCTGGGCCAGGCGTTCAACCGTTTTCTCGACACATTGCAGCCATTGATTGCGGAAGTCGGGCGGGTGACCGGGGAGGTGGACGCCGCCGCCCGTGGCATGGCCGCTATGGCGGCAACCAATGATCAATTAATCAGCAGCGAGCACGCTGCCGTGGATCAGGTCAGTACGGCCGCGACTGAAATGAGCGCCGCGGTGCATGAGGTTGCGCAAAACACGCTCAATGCCTCGGATGCGGCTCGGGCGGCGGAGGCCCAGTCGCGCCAAGGCGCAGTGGTTGTCAGCGCTACCCTTCAATCGATCCGTCAGTTGGCACAGGAAGTGGAACACACCTCGCAGACCATCGAGGCCCTGGCGGGCGAGACGGCGAGTATCGGCGCCGTGCTTGAAGTCATTCGAGGGATCGCGGAACAGACCAACCTGCTGGCGCTTAACGCAGCCATTGAAGCGGCCCGAGCCGGGGAACAGGGACGCGGTTTCGCCGTGGTGGCTGACGAGGTTCGGGCGTTGGCGGCGCGCACGCAGGAATCGACGAAGGACATTCAGGTGCGCATCGAGCGCTTGCAAAACGGCGTCGCCAAAGCCGTACAGGCGATGCAAAGCGGCAGCGGCAAGGCGCGCGACAGCGTCGAGCGTGCGGCTGGCGTCGACCAAGTGCTCGCCGAGACGACGCACTCGGTTCAGCGTATCAACGACATGGCCGCGCAGATCGCCACCGCGTGTGAGGAGCAGAGCAGCGTGACCGAGGAGATCGCACGCAATATCAGCGACATCCGCGATCTGTCCAACGATGCGGCCGCTAACGCTGCCAGTAGCATGCAGGCCAGCCAGCAGCTATCGGCCTTGTCACAAACGCTCGCCACGCTGGTGGGGCGCTTCCGGGTTTGA